In Methanocaldococcus sp., the following proteins share a genomic window:
- the lysA gene encoding diaminopimelate decarboxylase, translated as MFLGNDTVEIKEGRFFIDGYDAIELAEKFGTPLYVMSEEQIKINVNRYFEAFKRWKEETGKDFILAYAYKANANLAITRLLTKLGCGADVVSGGELYIAKLSNVPSKKIVFNGNCKTKEEIIMGIEANIRAFNVDSISELILINETAKDLGKVANVAFRINPNVDPKTHPKISTGLKKNKFGLDVESGLALKAIKMAMEMENVNVVGVHCHIGSQLTDISPFIEETRKVMDFVVELKNEGIEIEDVNLGGGLGIPYEKDKKIPTPKDLADAIIDTMLKYSDKVKMPNLILEPGRSIVATAGYLLGKVHHIKETPVTKWVMIDTGMNDMMRPAMYDAYHHIINCKVKDEKEIVSIAGGLCESSDVFGRDRELDKVEVGDVLAIFDVGAYGISMANNYNARGRPRMILTSKKGVFIIRERETYADLIYKDIVPPHLL; from the coding sequence ATGTTTTTAGGTAATGATACAGTAGAGATAAAAGAAGGGAGATTTTTTATAGATGGTTATGATGCTATAGAATTGGCTGAAAAGTTTGGAACACCTTTGTATGTTATGTCAGAGGAGCAAATTAAAATAAATGTAAATAGATATTTTGAGGCGTTTAAAAGATGGAAAGAAGAGACTGGAAAAGATTTTATTCTTGCCTACGCATATAAAGCAAACGCTAACTTGGCTATTACAAGATTATTAACTAAATTAGGATGTGGGGCTGATGTAGTCAGTGGAGGAGAACTATATATAGCAAAGTTATCAAATGTTCCTTCAAAAAAAATAGTTTTTAATGGAAACTGTAAAACAAAAGAAGAAATTATAATGGGAATTGAGGCAAATATTAGAGCCTTTAATGTAGATAGTATAAGTGAATTAATTTTAATAAATGAAACTGCAAAAGATTTGGGAAAAGTAGCAAATGTAGCTTTTAGAATAAATCCAAATGTAGATCCAAAAACACATCCAAAGATTTCAACTGGCTTAAAAAAGAACAAATTTGGATTGGATGTTGAAAGTGGTCTGGCATTAAAGGCTATAAAAATGGCTATGGAAATGGAAAATGTTAATGTGGTTGGAGTTCATTGTCATATTGGTTCTCAATTGACAGATATAAGTCCATTTATTGAAGAAACAAGAAAAGTTATGGATTTTGTCGTAGAATTAAAAAATGAGGGAATAGAAATAGAGGATGTTAATTTAGGAGGAGGTTTAGGAATTCCTTATGAAAAAGATAAAAAAATACCTACTCCAAAAGATTTGGCAGACGCAATAATAGATACGATGCTAAAATATAGTGATAAAGTTAAAATGCCAAACCTAATATTAGAACCAGGTAGAAGTATAGTTGCCACTGCTGGCTATTTATTGGGGAAGGTTCATCACATAAAAGAAACACCAGTAACAAAATGGGTTATGATTGATACTGGAATGAACGATATGATGAGACCTGCTATGTATGATGCATATCATCACATAATAAACTGTAAAGTTAAGGATGAAAAAGAAATTGTCAGTATAGCAGGAGGACTTTGTGAAAGTAGTGATGTTTTTGGTAGAGATAGAGAATTGGACAAAGTTGAAGTAGGAGATGTATTGGCTATATTTGATGTTGGTGCTTATGGAATAAGTATGGCTAACAACTACAATGCAAGAGGAAGACCAAGAATGATTTTAACAAGTAAAAAGGGAGTATTCATAATTAGAGAAAGAGAAACTTATGCAGATTTGATTTATAAAGATATTGTTCCCCCTCATTTATTGTAA
- a CDS encoding ACT domain-containing protein, with amino-acid sequence MKVEGLTKKIMENLKEPTTIKELAKKLNIHPKNLDVKIRVLRDLGLVETKKGRNGWVRLSKEGLYLLEKGEIKLNSLKLQIVAKDRIGLLADITSKISKIGGNITSTILERDGEDVIIYLIVENVEKEEIENALKDIVKKFSIIW; translated from the coding sequence ATGAAAGTTGAAGGATTAACTAAAAAAATTATGGAAAATTTAAAAGAACCAACTACAATTAAAGAACTTGCTAAAAAACTTAATATTCATCCTAAAAACTTAGATGTTAAAATCAGAGTTTTAAGAGATTTAGGATTAGTAGAAACAAAAAAAGGTAGAAATGGCTGGGTTAGATTATCAAAAGAAGGATTATACTTATTAGAAAAAGGAGAAATTAAATTAAATTCTTTAAAGTTACAAATAGTGGCTAAGGATAGAATCGGGTTATTGGCAGATATTACATCAAAAATCTCAAAAATTGGTGGAAATATAACTTCAACAATTCTTGAAAGAGATGGAGAAGATGTTATTATATATTTAATTGTAGAAAATGTAGAGAAAGAAGAAATAGAAAACGCATTAAAGGATATTGTTAAAAAATTCTCTATTATATGGTGA
- a CDS encoding winged helix-turn-helix domain-containing protein: MDLEKTVKIGTALSNPVRIKILYLLNKKPMSIYELAKALNLSRPVLYTHLKKLEEADLVESYLILDDARAKRMYRAKKFKFYIDNDKINEFFEK; encoded by the coding sequence ATGGATTTAGAGAAAACTGTTAAGATAGGAACAGCATTATCTAATCCCGTAAGGATTAAAATATTATATCTTTTGAATAAAAAACCGATGAGTATTTATGAATTAGCTAAAGCTCTAAATCTATCGAGGCCTGTGTTATATACCCATTTAAAAAAACTGGAAGAGGCTGATTTAGTGGAAAGTTATTTAATATTAGATGATGCAAGGGCTAAGAGAATGTATAGAGCAAAAAAATTTAAATTTTATATAGACAATGATAAAATAAATGAATTCTTTGAGAAATAA
- the hemC gene encoding hydroxymethylbilane synthase, with product MIRIGTRGSKLALYQANKVSEKLKNLGYDVEIKIIKTTGDRVLNKKLSDIGIGVFTKELDLALLNNEIDIAVHSLKDIPTVWNENLIIGAVLERDSYYDLLIWNKDKDFDEDSEIVIGTSSLRRRAFLKFLYPNVKFKLLRGNVDTRLRKLKEGLYDAIVLSEAGIIRLGIDLSDFKYKRLNILPAPAQGIIAVACKKDDKNLRKILEKINDEKTYLESTCERTALNEFGGGCSVPMGALAIYDEKDELLKLDAGVIINDKIKKACGEIKCKVKDIDKAVELGKKIGKKLKE from the coding sequence ATGATAAGAATAGGAACGAGAGGCAGTAAGTTAGCATTATATCAGGCAAATAAAGTATCTGAAAAACTAAAAAATTTAGGTTATGATGTTGAAATAAAAATAATAAAAACTACTGGGGATAGAGTTTTAAATAAAAAACTCTCAGATATTGGTATTGGTGTCTTTACTAAAGAGTTGGACTTGGCATTATTAAATAATGAGATAGACATAGCTGTTCATAGTTTAAAGGATATTCCAACTGTGTGGAATGAAAACTTAATAATTGGAGCAGTTTTAGAAAGAGACAGTTACTATGATTTGTTAATATGGAATAAAGATAAAGATTTTGATGAAGATAGTGAAATAGTTATAGGAACTTCAAGTTTAAGAAGGAGAGCTTTTTTAAAGTTTCTATATCCAAATGTAAAGTTTAAACTCCTCAGAGGTAATGTAGATACAAGATTAAGAAAACTAAAAGAAGGTTTATATGATGCTATTGTCTTATCTGAGGCAGGAATAATAAGATTGGGAATTGATTTGAGTGATTTCAAATATAAAAGGCTAAATATTCTCCCAGCTCCTGCTCAAGGGATTATAGCCGTTGCTTGTAAAAAAGATGACAAAAATTTAAGAAAAATATTAGAAAAAATAAATGATGAAAAAACTTACTTAGAATCGACATGTGAAAGAACAGCTTTAAATGAATTTGGTGGAGGTTGTAGCGTTCCGATGGGTGCATTAGCAATTTACGATGAAAAAGATGAGTTATTAAAATTAGATGCAGGGGTTATTATTAACGATAAAATAAAAAAAGCCTGTGGAGAAATAAAATGTAAAGTAAAAGATATTGATAAGGCAGTTGAATTAGGAAAAAAAATTGGTAAAAAATTGAAAGAATAA
- the gatC gene encoding Asp-tRNA(Asn) amidotransferase subunit GatC, protein MDEKTIEKLKKEAEEIINKFSEVLEKYNLEMEESYYIIDSRNVLRDDEAVESDPEFRENFLKIAPKANKEGYIIVEKGSWLK, encoded by the coding sequence ATGGACGAAAAAACTATTGAAAAGTTAAAGAAAGAGGCTGAAGAAATAATTAATAAATTCAGCGAAGTTTTAGAAAAATATAACTTAGAGATGGAAGAAAGTTACTATATTATTGATAGTAGAAATGTTCTTAGAGATGATGAAGCAGTAGAAAGCGATCCAGAATTTAGAGAAAATTTCTTAAAAATAGCCCCTAAGGCAAATAAAGAAGGTTATATCATAGTAGAAAAAGGTAGTTGGCTAAAATAA
- the argC gene encoding N-acetyl-gamma-glutamyl-phosphate reductase: MIEVSIIGATGYTGAELLRLLSNHKEVEVKYITSRKEEGKNVFKVHPYLKGIKKYENLYFTNDLDKIDVDLIFTATPHGASMNIVPDFIERGIKVIDLSGDYRFEDISLYEKYYKIKHKGLVDAKIAYGLPELHRKEIKEAQLVANPGCFPTGCILAVAPLVKERIIEERIIFDSKTGVSGAGINPTETTHFPNVNENINPYKITTHRHTPEIEKELKKLGNVKVSFTPHLAPITRGILTTAHTFLVENLDREDIIKIYERFYKDEIFIRIFPEEIPKLTWVRGTNFCDIGGFEIDEHNRLVIISAIDNLVKGASGQAIQNMNIMFGFDEKEGLFNVGLHP, from the coding sequence ATGATTGAAGTATCTATAATTGGAGCTACTGGATATACAGGGGCGGAACTCTTAAGATTGTTGTCAAACCATAAGGAGGTTGAGGTAAAGTATATAACTTCAAGAAAAGAAGAGGGAAAAAATGTTTTTAAAGTTCATCCTTATTTAAAGGGAATTAAAAAGTATGAAAATTTATATTTTACTAATGATTTAGATAAAATTGATGTAGATTTAATATTTACTGCAACACCACACGGAGCTTCAATGAATATAGTTCCAGATTTTATTGAGAGGGGAATTAAAGTTATAGATTTAAGTGGCGATTACAGATTTGAAGATATATCATTGTATGAAAAGTATTACAAAATAAAGCATAAGGGTCTTGTAGATGCAAAAATTGCCTATGGATTGCCTGAATTACATAGAAAAGAAATAAAAGAGGCTCAATTAGTAGCAAATCCCGGATGTTTTCCTACTGGATGTATTTTAGCAGTAGCACCATTGGTAAAAGAAAGAATTATTGAGGAGAGAATTATATTTGATTCAAAAACTGGAGTCAGTGGAGCAGGAATAAATCCAACAGAAACTACCCATTTCCCTAATGTGAATGAAAATATAAACCCATATAAAATAACAACTCATAGGCATACACCAGAAATAGAAAAAGAATTAAAAAAACTTGGAAATGTTAAAGTTTCATTTACTCCTCACTTAGCTCCAATCACAAGGGGTATTTTGACAACAGCACACACATTTTTAGTTGAAAATTTGGATAGAGAAGATATAATTAAGATTTATGAGAGATTTTATAAAGATGAAATTTTTATTAGAATATTTCCAGAAGAGATTCCTAAATTAACTTGGGTTAGAGGAACGAATTTTTGCGATATTGGTGGGTTTGAGATAGATGAACACAATAGATTAGTTATTATTTCAGCAATAGATAACTTAGTTAAAGGAGCCAGTGGGCAAGCAATACAAAACATGAATATAATGTTTGGATTTGATGAAAAAGAAGGGTTGTTTAATGTTGGGTTACATCCTTAA
- the cyaB gene encoding class IV adenylate cyclase, with translation MIEIEIKVKIDNKDEIIEKLKKLGFKFIKKKFQEDIYFNGSNRDFKKTDEALRIRDDNGTFFITYKGPKLDNISKTREEIEVKIEDKEKMRLILKKLGFKEVPPIRKIREIYKRGDIIASIDNVEGLGIFLELEKSISDSEITKKDEILNELLDLLKSLNISKDKIIRKSYLELRG, from the coding sequence ATGATAGAAATTGAAATTAAGGTAAAAATTGATAATAAGGATGAAATAATAGAAAAATTAAAAAAACTCGGATTTAAATTTATTAAAAAGAAATTTCAGGAAGATATTTATTTTAATGGAAGTAATAGAGACTTTAAAAAAACTGATGAAGCTTTAAGGATTAGAGACGATAATGGAACTTTTTTTATTACATATAAAGGACCAAAGTTAGATAATATCTCAAAAACCAGAGAAGAAATTGAAGTAAAAATTGAAGATAAAGAAAAGATGAGATTAATTTTAAAAAAACTTGGATTTAAAGAAGTTCCTCCAATAAGAAAAATTAGAGAAATATATAAAAGAGGAGATATTATAGCCAGTATTGATAATGTAGAAGGATTAGGAATATTCTTAGAATTGGAAAAATCAATATCTGATTCTGAGATTACCAAGAAAGATGAAATTTTAAATGAACTATTAGATTTACTGAAAAGTTTAAATATTAGTAAAGATAAGATTATTAGAAAATCATACTTGGAATTAAGGGGATAG
- a CDS encoding TIGR00289 family protein, giving the protein MDVAVLYSGGKDSNYALYWALKEGFNVKYLVNVESENKESYMFHIPNVHLTELSSKAVGIPLVKIYTKGEKEKEVEDLKKGLEKLDVEGIVTGAVASVYQKSRIDRVCEELGLKSFSPLWHKDPEWILRTVSNLFDVRIVGVYAYGLGKEWLGKRITKDNIDKLLNICEKYGIHKAFEGGEAETFVFDSPVFKKRIEVVEAEIEWHETWGIYNIKKAKLVDKE; this is encoded by the coding sequence ATGGATGTTGCTGTTCTATATTCAGGAGGAAAAGATTCAAATTATGCATTATATTGGGCATTAAAGGAAGGATTTAATGTGAAATATCTTGTAAATGTAGAGAGCGAGAATAAAGAAAGTTATATGTTCCACATACCAAATGTGCATTTAACTGAACTCAGTTCTAAGGCTGTTGGAATACCTCTTGTAAAGATTTATACAAAGGGTGAGAAGGAGAAAGAAGTTGAAGATTTAAAAAAAGGCTTGGAAAAGTTAGATGTTGAGGGAATTGTTACAGGAGCTGTGGCAAGTGTCTATCAAAAATCAAGAATTGATAGAGTTTGTGAAGAACTTGGATTAAAATCTTTTTCTCCATTGTGGCATAAAGATCCAGAATGGATTTTAAGAACTGTAAGTAATCTTTTCGATGTGAGAATTGTTGGAGTTTATGCCTATGGATTAGGTAAAGAGTGGTTAGGAAAGAGAATAACAAAGGATAATATTGATAAACTACTAAATATTTGCGAAAAGTATGGGATACATAAGGCATTTGAAGGAGGAGAGGCAGAAACATTTGTATTTGATTCACCTGTTTTTAAAAAGAGAATTGAAGTTGTTGAAGCAGAGATTGAGTGGCATGAAACTTGGGGAATATACAATATAAAAAAAGCTAAATTGGTTGATAAGGAATAA